Proteins encoded by one window of Streptomyces uncialis:
- a CDS encoding multicopper oxidase family protein produces the protein MSKWPRVRRVLVVLGVVTSVLVVAVGATALWLWHDVEVSTAGGTVFRDEMAVPPLAASRVDRDGTRVFDLRMRQGTTEFRPGRPTPTWGFNGAHLGPTLRAARGEKVRVEVSNTLPEASSVHWHGMRLPAEMDGGPHQTVRAGGRWSPHWTVEQPAATLWYHPHLHGSTEKHVQRGLAGMFLLDDEESGRLPLPKRYGVDDLPVIVQDVRFDGDRFDHAHRRFQGVGFLGNRVMVNGTLDPYREVADERVRLRLLNASTARTYDFGFPDDRAFDQIATDGGLLERPVEQRRIRLSPGERAEIVVRMVPGERTVLRSFPLRDGYAGALERRFGGGHDSFDILQLRAARTLRPSPALPDRLTAPELPDTADSVKERHFDLALTGINDKPMDMDRIDEVVTRGTTETWTVRNDNGMPHNFHVHDVQFRVLDVDGRTPPPALRGRKDTVLIPSGSRMRLVLRFDGTADEDTPYMFHCHLLSHEDRGMMGQFVVVEPGGTARAPEAGDHGGH, from the coding sequence ATGTCCAAATGGCCGCGTGTCCGCCGTGTTCTCGTCGTCCTCGGAGTCGTCACCTCCGTCCTTGTCGTGGCCGTCGGCGCGACCGCGCTGTGGCTGTGGCACGACGTGGAGGTGAGTACCGCGGGCGGCACCGTCTTCCGCGACGAGATGGCCGTACCGCCGCTCGCGGCCTCCCGGGTGGACCGGGACGGCACCCGGGTCTTCGACCTGCGGATGCGTCAGGGCACCACGGAGTTCCGGCCCGGCCGGCCCACTCCGACCTGGGGGTTCAACGGCGCCCATCTGGGACCGACCCTGCGGGCCGCACGCGGTGAGAAGGTACGGGTCGAGGTGAGCAACACCCTCCCCGAGGCGTCCAGCGTGCACTGGCACGGGATGCGGCTGCCCGCCGAGATGGACGGCGGCCCGCACCAGACGGTCCGCGCGGGCGGACGCTGGTCCCCGCACTGGACGGTCGAACAGCCCGCGGCCACCCTCTGGTACCACCCGCACCTGCACGGTTCGACGGAGAAGCATGTCCAGCGCGGGCTCGCGGGGATGTTCCTGCTGGACGACGAGGAGTCCGGCCGCCTTCCGCTGCCGAAACGGTACGGCGTGGACGATCTGCCGGTGATCGTGCAGGACGTCCGCTTCGACGGCGACCGGTTCGACCACGCCCACCGCAGATTCCAGGGCGTCGGTTTCCTCGGCAACCGCGTCATGGTCAACGGCACCCTCGACCCGTACCGCGAGGTCGCCGACGAGCGGGTCCGGCTGCGGCTGCTCAACGCCTCCACCGCCCGCACCTACGACTTCGGCTTCCCCGACGACCGCGCCTTCGACCAGATCGCGACGGACGGCGGACTGCTGGAGCGGCCCGTGGAGCAGCGGCGGATACGGCTGTCGCCCGGTGAGCGCGCGGAGATCGTCGTACGGATGGTCCCCGGTGAGCGGACCGTGCTGCGGAGCTTCCCGCTGCGCGACGGCTACGCGGGAGCCCTGGAGCGGCGGTTCGGCGGCGGCCACGACTCCTTCGACATCCTGCAACTGCGCGCGGCGCGGACCCTGCGCCCCTCCCCCGCCCTGCCGGACCGGCTGACCGCACCGGAACTCCCGGACACGGCGGACTCCGTGAAGGAGCGCCACTTCGATCTCGCGCTGACCGGGATCAACGACAAGCCGATGGACATGGACCGGATCGACGAGGTCGTCACCCGGGGCACCACCGAGACCTGGACGGTGCGCAACGACAACGGGATGCCGCACAACTTCCATGTCCACGACGTGCAGTTCCGGGTACTGGACGTGGACGGGCGCACTCCGCCGCCCGCGCTGCGGGGCCGCAAGGACACCGTGCTGATCCCGAGCGGTTCACGGATGCGGCTGGTCCTGCGGTTCGACGGGACCGCCGACGAGGACACCCCGTACATGTTCCACTGTCATCTGCTGAGCCATGAGGACCGGGGCATGATGGGCCAGTTCGTGGTGGTCGAGCCGGGCGGTACGGCACGCGCGCCGGAGGCCGGGGACCACGGCGGACACTAA
- a CDS encoding LysR family transcriptional regulator produces MIEARHLRVLRAVATTGSFSAAARELGCTQPAVSQQMKALESSAGTPLLIRTGREMRLTQAGEALVRHATGILAGLTAAEEEVAAIAGLRAGRVRLVSFPSGSSTLVPTALAALRAAHPGTRVSLVDAEPPRSVEMLREGDCDVALAFHYGGSAAGPGGPDGEWSDLVVRPLLADRLVGLVPEGHPLAGEDTVGIGELADDPWIAGCPRCRRQLVEVCEDAGFTPRIDFATDDYPAVIGLVGAGLGVAVLPELALESVRPGGARTVTVEPAVRRQIVALTLPDLARVPAVAATLDQLERAAGR; encoded by the coding sequence GTGATCGAAGCCCGTCATCTCCGTGTCCTGCGCGCGGTCGCGACCACCGGTTCCTTCTCGGCGGCGGCCCGCGAGCTGGGCTGCACCCAGCCGGCCGTCAGCCAGCAGATGAAGGCCCTGGAGTCCTCGGCCGGCACCCCGCTGCTGATCCGTACCGGCCGCGAGATGCGGCTCACCCAGGCGGGCGAGGCCCTGGTCCGCCATGCCACGGGCATCCTCGCGGGGCTGACCGCCGCCGAGGAGGAGGTCGCCGCGATCGCCGGGCTGCGCGCGGGCCGGGTGCGGCTGGTGTCGTTCCCGAGCGGCAGCTCGACCCTGGTGCCCACCGCCCTCGCCGCCCTGCGCGCCGCCCATCCGGGCACCCGGGTGTCCCTGGTCGACGCGGAGCCGCCCCGTTCGGTGGAGATGCTGCGCGAGGGCGACTGCGATGTGGCGCTGGCCTTCCACTACGGGGGGTCCGCCGCCGGACCGGGCGGCCCGGACGGGGAGTGGTCCGATCTGGTGGTGCGGCCCCTGCTGGCCGACCGGCTGGTGGGTCTGGTGCCCGAGGGCCATCCGCTCGCCGGTGAGGACACCGTGGGGATCGGGGAGCTGGCCGACGACCCGTGGATCGCGGGCTGTCCCCGCTGCCGCCGCCAGCTGGTGGAGGTCTGCGAGGACGCCGGTTTCACCCCCCGCATCGACTTCGCCACCGACGACTACCCGGCCGTGATCGGCCTCGTCGGGGCGGGTCTGGGGGTGGCGGTGCTGCCGGAGCTGGCGCTGGAGTCGGTACGGCCGGGGGGCGCGCGGACCGTGACGGTGGAGCCCGCCGTACGCCGTCAGATCGTCGCCCTGACCCTGCCGGACCTGGCAAGGGTCCCGGCGGTCGCGGCGACCCTGGACCAGCTGGAGCGGGCCGCGGGCCGCTGA
- a CDS encoding WhiB family transcriptional regulator, translated as MADFSRLPGPNADLWDWQLLAACRGVDSSLFFHPEGERGAARSARENSAKEVCMRCPVRAECAAHALQVREPYGVWGGLTEDEREELMGRARNRLVPASATASGHGTVRHH; from the coding sequence ATGGCAGATTTCTCCCGCCTTCCCGGACCGAACGCGGACCTGTGGGACTGGCAGCTCCTCGCGGCATGCCGTGGGGTCGACAGTTCGCTCTTCTTCCATCCCGAGGGCGAACGGGGTGCGGCACGGAGCGCGCGCGAGAACTCCGCCAAGGAGGTCTGCATGCGCTGCCCGGTACGCGCCGAGTGCGCGGCGCACGCCCTCCAGGTACGGGAGCCGTACGGGGTGTGGGGCGGGCTCACCGAGGACGAGCGCGAGGAACTGATGGGACGGGCCCGCAACCGGCTGGTCCCGGCGAGTGCGACGGCTTCCGGCCACGGCACGGTACGCCACCACTGA
- a CDS encoding response regulator transcription factor, whose translation MTSVLVCDDSPLAREALRRAVATVPGVERVTTAANGEEVLRRWGADRSDLILMDVRMPGLGGVETVRRLLSADPGARIIMLTVAEDLDGVALAVAAGARGYLHKDASRAELRATVTQALADPTWRLAPRRLRSAEMGAAPTLTAREIQVLEGMSHGRSNAEIGRELFLSEDTVKTHARRLFKKLGASDRAHAVALGFRWGLVR comes from the coding sequence ATGACTTCCGTCCTCGTCTGCGACGACTCCCCGCTCGCCCGAGAAGCGCTGCGCCGCGCGGTGGCCACCGTGCCCGGTGTCGAGCGGGTCACGACGGCGGCCAACGGCGAGGAAGTCCTCCGCCGCTGGGGTGCCGACCGTTCAGATCTGATTCTGATGGACGTACGTATGCCCGGACTGGGCGGGGTGGAGACGGTCCGCCGGCTGCTCTCCGCCGACCCCGGCGCCCGGATCATCATGCTCACGGTCGCCGAGGACCTGGACGGGGTCGCGCTCGCGGTCGCGGCCGGGGCCCGCGGCTATCTGCACAAGGACGCCTCGCGCGCCGAACTGCGCGCGACCGTCACCCAGGCGCTCGCCGACCCCACCTGGCGGCTCGCCCCGCGCAGGCTGCGGTCGGCCGAGATGGGCGCGGCGCCCACGCTCACCGCGCGGGAGATCCAGGTGCTGGAGGGCATGAGTCATGGCCGCTCCAACGCCGAGATCGGCCGTGAGCTGTTCCTCTCCGAGGACACGGTGAAGACGCACGCCAGGCGGCTCTTCAAGAAGCTCGGCGCCTCGGACCGCGCGCACGCCGTGGCGCTCGGTTTCCGCTGGGGCCT